The genome window gtaaataggaatgccttgcttaaggaccaagtagaaaggctaaaaattgaaaaACTAGCCTTTCaagaaaatatgatatgcttttatgttctcatgaaaatcttatggatgatcatatcatgttaaacattgctcatgaggttgtcatagaaaacttaaaatcccaacaacctcactcatgcacatgtattcaaattgaaactgtattaccatgtgctaatgcttgttgctcgtcaacaagcaaatcctcctttgagctagaatctccaggaacaaaagatgatacatgtcaaaagctcaaggaagaaaataagAGGCTAAGaacgagcttgacacaacttaaagggaagtgcactgctcaaccttttcaagataaccgtgattacATGATGAAGAAGCTTAAGACGGGAATAACCGTGGCATGCacaaaatcccttgaagaaaatgtcaaggacttgaggattgtcaagaggaaggaacaaaagaagaaagtcaatacctctgccaaaagcctcgaccatgcctccatgcaaggtaacatccaaggtaatgatcaagccacacttcacactaagaaaaataagaagtgtagtgaatgatttgaaaaggggcacttgatgaggtcatgtccctatattagagaaaatggcttgattattaacaaggatgataaactttgttttaaatgctctaagaagggacaTTTAGTTAAGTCTTGTCCCCAtgtgaaacaaaaaggcatagtttcagaaaagaaaatatttactaaccatgtagcgagcaagaaacaaggaaagaagaaatcttcaagacatgaagatcgcctttgctacatatgccgaaagaaaggACATCAATGTAAGGATTGTCCTATTGGTAACTATCccgctcctagcttgtcaattaattcatatgtaactaggcaacccaaaactgTAACTTATGCTAGAAagataatgagtttaccaagtgctagcacaaaggacatttgggttgCTAGATCTTTGTCGACTAACCTttatggacccatcaagagatggggaccaaaatatgcttgacaagcttttgcaggggaaggagatgatatgaagctttggaagTGCTTGAGAGAATCAATTCAATTCATATTAACTCAAGCTTACAATGATATATATCTCTAAGATTAACCCAAAGTTATTTTGAGTTATTATATCtacaactcatatcatctcgagcagGATATTGAAGTTGTAGGAATTAAAGGATAATCCTGTGTGGAaaatcaaagcctacaacatggaggaaagccaaaggatggtaacacttatgtctttaagtgcaagtatcttcaaTCATCATTTcttttgtgtcttgtgtagtcacattaaAAATTGAAGCACttaaaatatttttaaattatgtcatcattctttgaagaaactcctctcatatggtagattgcatattcatcatttctatgttatgtcaatctacatgctttaaattattgtaagtacctcatggcatgttttacactaaCCATCCCATTATTGCCATAGACTAGACTTAGAGAcatattccaagttcttaaaagaatgaGGTGTCAtaaaaggaattcaaatccttaggaaaCTTATAAAGGGAATATCTCTTTATGACTAGAATCGTGAGATTAATGTTTTTTTGTCTAAGtgacctaagtagtctcacatatggagaataagtttctctatggaaatgcgtaatctaacataaaaaaatcaatccaatgatttatgatgtatttcttcttgcttaaattggatatgattcttctatattcatcgctctccatgttatgaattagatttgttcCCATTATCTTAAGAAATTGACtacgcttgttttatgagttgaaactgagcataacatcatctatgggataatctagttcatgttaTGAagcttccatgctttagtaatctacttttcattccttaaatgattacaaaaagggaaactagtgcttgtgttactaatgccatatctcttgagcttatgaaaatctacaagaaagtaagtgcatgttcaatttattaaaagacacaagcctcaagggttgctcttcacctaaaagaagaaaggtaaaaacAAAGGTATGAGAACTCATCTTCTTACTCAACAATAGTTCCCCTCAATTGGCATTTTCTAcctatgagaagaatagattcctTATTGGACTTAAATCAGCTAGAAGTGCACTCAATCTTGTTTTCATAAATGCActagtccattagaatctaattcatgcctttgctatatatgtTCTCATATTAATATGCTTCTAAGATatgattcaatatgaagaagtaagttTCCTgtgagactaacattttcttggtgatctcatatagtctcatgcatgagaataagtttctcatgaagaaTGCTACTACAAATCAATCAGATTGGTAAAGTAATATCACTtctatcaaggattgtagctttcattattaaagaagcatatttactggattctcctattttaagcttatttgataatctaatgcgtatgttgttcttttgatcacatctgttattcgtttgatcattgaataacttcaaattGACACCTATGttgcttagtgcctcatatactaccaatcaatatctctcttgatatgcactaagttaaaaggagaattcaggatacattttatgcaatttgtgatccacttgATATATGATAACAATGACTtacaaaaggatcactagttgtaagaactctctcttgtgcaaaatatttccatacattgtcttgaatataggtcttaagtaaccaagactaaatacaaagcacaatgaagagagcgtctctatggaaaggtacaaaagggtaaactacttcctctcatttacacatgtacctaaatcttcctcttatatacaTTCTTTGCATATATTTTAtagaaggaagagaaagcatgtttatgcatatccctgcttcatacctagtttaacccctcagaaatttcattcctgcattgatgcatttttgttaaaactGGATGAAATGATTttcttgtcaaagagcttaaagcttaaccttgtaacgaggataagctacctttgtctcaaaggtggaagttccttaagtctctttgaaacctCAAGGGTAAATGCATCAAATATCTATAACATGCTTTTATAAGTGCATAGTTTGtcgtgagcatcacacttatattaTGACACAATGCGCTTCACAAtgtctatgatatagatatgttctcattaacctcattatgtgcatttgacatttaaggccaaaatatgtattcctctcaaggcacatatttagggggagcaatctatattatatagaactatgacaaagcttaattgacatatgttttaatcatatctctttcatttggtacatatacatatttcttattcttcttgtgccaaggctaagactaatgtattTCCCTAAGTATTTCttctattaagtcttagattgaaagggaaatggagtattcggcaaagacaacgctttcactcaactccattggtataCCTCTTGCCAGTATTTCACCATTTGGGAGGTAATGTTAGGCCCCTAAGGGGCTATCAaaatctccgtttttggcgattaatgccaggggggagtattaagcccaaagcaaaaggaccgcaccaccacctaatttttaaatTGTGTTTCAAACTTTCTTAAAATtggtatttttcaaattggtatgtttattcttcaatgtagtctttcaaaaatTTTGTATCTATTAAAacactcttgaaaactaagaggagaatttcatttagggggagttttgtttagtcaaaggaaaaacatttgaaacagggggagaaaatttcaaatcttgaaaatgcttcttgcaatcttattcatatacctttgactattagcaaaagactttgaaaatattttccaaaagaatttgcaaaaacaaaacaagtggtgtaagcgcggtccaaaatgttaaataaaagaaatcaatccattcatatctagtgaaattagaaattggtttaattccaagtaacttatgcacttaccttatgcaaactagttcaattctacacttatatatttactttggtttgtgttggcatcaatcaccaaaaaggggagattgaaagggaaatagggttaaccttttcccagtattaattttggtggttgaatgcccaacacaaatattggactaactagtttgctctagaatacatgttctacaggtgcataaaggtttaacacaaaccaataaatattcaagttagggatcaaatacaaaggagcaaaagaaacttgaGTGTGCTAAGGaacggtgcactggactgtccggtgcaccaggaccgtacagagtccaactagccactctcgggttttagcaggcgcactccgctaaaaatcaccggactgtccggtgtgccagcggagcaacgactatttcgcgcaacgatcgactgcaaaaGTACCTGAAACGAGgaacagtgcgcggcagagtcagaggcgtaccggacagtgaacagtacctgtccggtgcggcaccagactgtccggtgccacatgaggacaaagcctccaacggtcgaccagctcctaaccctaacggttggctgacgtggcggcacaccggacagtgtccggtggcgcaccagactgtccagtgcgtcCATCGCCAGCAACCTTCCCAACGGCTACAAATAGGTTGGTGGGTATAAATACCAACCCAACCAGCCATTTCAAAAagggggagcccaagcaacattccaagtcatatagttgacatatccaagccctcccaatcacctccattcattgatccatcttatacacaagatttagaccaccacaatcaacacaagtgccacaaaagagagatctaGCAAAAAGAGCTACTCGTGTATGTTTAGCGATAGTGCATTGTGAGAATCATtgtgagaaagtgtgtgctacatcttgtgatcatttgagcgtggagttttgactcccattcatcttCCTCCAAATttctggaggcttgtaaagctagcaagagacacttaagtgtgtggtgatccttgcggggtcttagtgatccttgagatAAAGAAGcgctcgccggtcttggtgatcggtggagagagagaaatggttgaaaaagactcgtccttagtggactcctcaacggggattaggttcttggtgaaccgaacctcggtaaaacaaatcacccgtgtctcttgtgcttattgcttgtgatttgtttgttttcttcctctctaaagttctcttgcactattccttgctaatattattttgtgttgcttcaagttaaattctcatttagagaagcaacgccttgcaagaaagaacttgtgttattgctcttcttatctaagtccTCTTGCTTCATTctccataaacttattagttgtattgatttgtcaattccgcattctttgaaatcaacactctttgcaagcaaaggacttactTTTACACTCCGAAAATtgtgcatcttgttctaaccactaatcaagggatcaagtCTTGGTTTAGAGTTTTAaaattcaggtttcgcctatttacccccctctaggcgactttcaggatcCATGTTGGATGTGAGCTATTCTACAAGAGAGCTTGCAAAGAAGATTGGAGGGCTAGACATAATACAAGACTATTGTGTCCAATGGTTGACAACGGCTAGAAATAATGGCTAATTGACACGGTAGCACATGACGTGATTGATGGATGCACGGGCCATATCTAGTGCATGCGTTGGAAGCTGTTATGCAACACAACAGCTACATTTAGATTGGGTGCCATATATACCCCCTTGGCTAGTTATTTGGAGGCGCAGGAGCCGAGGAACATATATCAGGGAAGTTAAGGTTCTTCTCTATTATCTCTAGACACCAAAGCGGTTAAAATCACTCTATAATTAACGTAAAAtgcttagattagttagaccTTCGCTTATACACTTGTTCTAGGTTTAAGCCTAGTGTTTAATGAGTTTTGCATACATTTTAATCTTAGCTTCTCGCGTGCTCCATGCTCGTACTTGTAAGAGTTTGACATACATCATAATCTTCAATAGTGGACATCACAATGGGCACGACGGTGCCTCGACTTGTAAGAGTTTATGCCATTGCTACCCTCATGTGTCGGTTCCCGCTATCTTCCAAAATAATTTCACAAAGAGGCGAAGGTGAAACTACTACTTTCATGCGTCTTGACCGGTTCTACCGGGTCTTAGCTCATGAACCTACCTAAGGCCCTCATTTTGTCTTCAGAGGAGCTCTATGGATAGTCTTTGCCTCACTTTGAGGGCACTTACTCTCGGTCCAACATGGAGTCCGGCCTTCACGCCATCCAACGTAGCCCGACGAGACATTACACGCCTTCGGTGTTGTACATGTGGTACACTGGATGGCACAACGTGCATAGGAAGTACTTTGGAAGATAGCATCGAACCCCGCATCGGATGGGAGCTATTCTACCAGAGAGCTAGCAAAGAAGAATTTGAGGCATCAGACGTAGCACCGGATTACTGTGTCTAGTGATTGGCAACGGTTAGCTGCCACGTAAGAGCAATACGTGGCTAATGAGTGCACAAGCCATATCCGTTGCCTACACGAAAAGATGCAATGCAACCCAACAACTTCATCTAGATCGGGTGCTGGTTATTTCAGGTGTGGGAGCCGAGGAACATATTAGGGAAGTTAAGGCTTTCCTCTATTAGCTATAGAGACACCAAAGTGGTTAAAAAATCACTGTACAATTAGCGTAGGTGTTTTGTAAAATAGGTAAATTAGTTAGACCATCGCGTATGCGCTTTGTTCCATCTAGGTTTAAGCGTAGTGTTTAGCTTCTTGCGTGTATCGTGCTTGTACTTGTAAGAGTTTGCAGTCACATCCGAGTACCTTTTGATCGGTGGGTCGGTCTGGTGTGGTCACTCGACTCGAGCTGTTTTCTTTACGACGACacagaggaggaggtggaggagacgGAAGAAGTCAAGTCGCTGTTGCTCCGGCCGCTCCTTTCCTTTGTTGCCAAATGCGCATGCGTGCTGTGCTGCTGCAATGCAGCCGTCGACCCAGCGGCCGGACGGAGTGAACGCATGCGTGCTCTTCAAGCAGCAGCTGCTGCATGCTTTGACAAACCGGACTTATTGCACCTGCTGACGAATGACGAGGCGGCTATGGCATGGCATGAATGGATTGGCTTAGGTAGAGGAGACGAGGAGACTGGGAGAAAGCGACGGACGGGACGGATCGGACCACGGCAGCAGGCAGCACTAGCAGACGCGGTTTTACCAGCGACGTACAAGCCCAAGCCCTCCCGCTCCCGGTGCCGATGGCGTTGGCGGTCGACGTCGGACTCGGTCCGCGGCTCGCGACCCTGACTGCCTCCAGGCCCTCTGCAGCGTCTGCGTGGAATGCagctcctcccgcgcggccatagCAGCTAGCGGCTTGCTTGCTGCTTCCCCTATAATACTTAGTATACGCACAGCAGCACTAGAACCAATGCAACATCCGTTCCGTTCCATCCATCTCTCTCTTCGATGATGACTCTGCCGACGAGCCCTGGTGCTGCAAGTGCGGTCGACGACGACATGCCCATGCCCGTGCGCTCGCCCAAGCTGCTCAGGACCAACTCGTCCAAGAAGGTGGCGGCGGCCAGCAACCTGGAGCGGGCGCTGCTCAGCTTCAAGTCCTGGGAGGCCACCAAGCCCCCCGCCGTTCCGCCGTCGCCCGTGGTGCGCCGCATCCACGGCGCCCGGCCTGGACGGCTGGCCCTCAGCAGCCCGACACCGGCGACGGAAAGGGACGATGGTGCCGACGACACCGCCGTCCTGCGTTCCCCGCTCCACGACGCCGCCGCCACCCGGGTGCAGAAGATGTTCAAGGGCCACCGCACGCGCCGCACCCTGGCCGACTGCGCCATCGTCATCGAGGAGCTGTGGTGGAAGCTCTgcgactccgcctcgctcgaccgcaCCTCCATCTCCTTCTTCGCCGCCACCGCCGGCGGGGGCAAGCAGGAGACGGCGGCGTCGCGATGGGTCAGGGCCGGCAAGCGCATCGCCAAGGTCGGCAAGGGACTCTCCAAGGACGAAAAGGCGCAGAAGCTCGCGCTACGCCATTGGCTGGAAGCGGTATACAATGCATGCATTAGAGTATATACATTAAATAGTAGTAAACAAACAAACAAATTAATACTAGTAAATAAATAATAATTGCAGATCGACCCGCGGCATCGGTACGGCCACAACCTGCACCTGTACTACGACATGTGGTTCCAGAGCTCCAGCACGGAGCCCTTCTTCTACTGGCTAGACATCGGAGGCGGGAGGGAGATCCATCACCCCAGCTGCCCCAGGAGCAAGCTCAACGCGCAGCTCGTCAT of Zea mays cultivar B73 chromosome 8, Zm-B73-REFERENCE-NAM-5.0, whole genome shotgun sequence contains these proteins:
- the LOC103635434 gene encoding IQ domain-containing protein IQM2, whose product is MMTLPTSPGAASAVDDDMPMPVRSPKLLRTNSSKKVAAASNLERALLSFKSWEATKPPAVPPSPVVRRIHGARPGRLALSSPTPATERDDGADDTAVLRSPLHDAAATRVQKMFKGHRTRRTLADCAIVIEELWWKLCDSASLDRTSISFFAATAGGGKQETAASRWVRAGKRIAKVGKGLSKDEKAQKLALRHWLEAIDPRHRYGHNLHLYYDMWFQSSSTEPFFYWLDIGGGREIHHPSCPRSKLNAQLVMYLGMAERAAYQVVVADGRLTYLHTGLPVHTTDDSKWIFVLSTTRSLYVGQKRKGQFQHSSFLAGGATSAAGRLVAKDGVLKAIWPYSGHYLPTEENFNEFIAFLRDNNVDLTDVKRCSVDDDECPLSKPAAGAVVAKWTSGAGARIGCVRDYPAELQSRALEQVNLSPRVQHTGAPPLKQQQGRQASHSDGSR